The window TTGCGGTCAGGGAATTTGCGGAAATCCCCAGCAATTGGAGATCCCATATGACTTTGGATCAACTTTTAAAATCCTATGGTATTCCAGGAATCAGCGAGATAGATACGAGAAAATTAACAAGAAAAATACGCCATGCCGGCACCATGAAAGGCATCATCACCACGTCTAGGGAATCTAAAGAGATCCTGTTAAAGAAACTGGAGGCACCTTTGATGAGAAATCAGGTAGAAATGGTTTCCACCAAATCCGCCTTTTCATCTCCTGGAGCAGGATATCGAGTGGTTCTTGTCGATTTGGGATTTAAGCATGGGATCCTTCGGGAATTGACGAAGCGCGGTTGTGATGTGGTGGTGGTTCCCCATAAGGTCCAGCCGGAAGAGATCCATAATCTTCAGCCTGATGGGATCCTGCTGTCCAACGGACCTGGGGATCCAAAGGATGTGATGACGGTTGCAGAGACCGTGAAGGAATTAATCGGCCAATATCCCATCTTTGGAATCTGCTTGGGACATCAATTGTTTGCCCTTGCCTGCGGGGCAGATACCGAGAAGTTGAAATTTGGCCACCGGGGTTGCAACCATCCCGTGAAAGATTTAAAAACAGAAAAAACCTATATCACTTCGCAAAATCATGGGTACACCGTAACCTTGGCCTCATTGGAGCAGACAGATCTGGAAGTGACCCATCTTGCCATCAATGACGGAACGGTAGAAGGACTAAAGCATAAGCATCTTCCGGCCTTCTCCGTACAATACCATCCGGAAGCATCACCTGGTCCGGAGGACTCCGGCTATTTATTTGATGAGTTTATTCAACTCATCACTAACACCAAAGGGAAAGGGGAGAAGAGCTATGCCTCGTAGAGACGATTTAAAGAAGATTCTGGTTATTGGCTCTGGTCCCATTGTAATTGGACAGGCGGCAGAATTTGATTATGCCGGAACCCAGGCTTGTCAGGCGTTAAAGGAAGAAGGAATGGAAGTGATCCTGGTTAACAGCAATCCTGCCACCATCATGACCGATACCAATATTGCTGACAAGGTATTTATGGAGCCCCTGACCGCTGATTTTGTAACCAGAGTGATTCGTCAGGAACAACCCGATGGGCTGCTTCCGACCCTTGGAGGACAAACGGGACTTAACCTTGCCGTAGAGCTGGCGGAATCAGGAGTACTGTCTGAAGAGAACGTAGAACTGCTGGGAACAGATTTAACCGCTATAAAAAAGGCGGAGGACCGTGAATTGTTTCGAGCATTAATGAAGGAAATTGGAGAACCGGTTCCGGAGAGCGAGATTATCCACTCGATTGATGAAGCTCTTCACTTTGCCAACACAATTGGTTATCCCATCATCGTCCGTCCTGCTTATACCTTGGGAGGAACTGGCGGAGGAATTGCCAACGATGAGAAAAGCTTGCAGGAAATTGTAGCCAGCGGATTGAAATACAGTCCGATCAAGCAGTGTCTAGTGGAAAAAAGTGTTGCCGGATATAAGGAAATCGAATATGAAGTGATGCGGGATTCCAAAGATAATTGTATCGTCGTTTGTAATATGGAAAATATAGACCCGGTTGGAGTTCATACCGGAGACAGTGTTGTAGTCGCCCCAAGTCAAACCTTATCAGACAGGGAATACCAAATGCTTCGGTCTGCCTCCTTGAAAATCATCCGCTCCTTGAATATACAGGGAGGATGCAATGTCCAATTTGCATTGGATCCCTACAGTTATCGATATTATGTGATCGAGGTCAATCCGAGGGTCAGCCGTTCCAGTGCATTGGCTTCAAAGGCCACCGGATACCCCATTGCCAAAATGGCCGCCAAAATTTCCATCGGATACGTGTTGGATGAATTAAAAAATCCGGTAACGGGACAAACCTATGCCAGTTTTGAGCCTGCATTGGATTATGTAGTGACCAAGATTCCCCGCTGGCCCTTTGACAAATTTACCGCTGCCAATCGAAAGCTTGGAACCCAGATGAAGGCCACCGGGGAGGTGATGGCCATCGGCAGAACCTTGGAAGAATCTCTGTTGAAGGCCGTCCGTTCATTAGAGATTGGAACGTATCATCTGGAATTGAAGGATGCCCACATTTTAGATGACGAGACATTAAATTTCCGCATGCAGCATGCCGATGATGAACGATTATTCCTCGTAGCCGAAGCTTTTCGCAGAGGAAAAACCATCGAAGAAGTTCATAAAGTGACCCAGATTGATCCCTTTTTTTTGGCGAAAATCAAAGGAATCATTGATTTGGAAGAAAAGATCAGGCAATTCATCAACGAAATCAAATCTGCCGGATATCCAATGAGCAATGACTCCCTTCAGGAGATCCCGGGGCTAAAAGGGATTTTGTGGGAGGCCAAAAGAAAAGGATTTACCGATAAAAAATTGGCCGAACTCATCGGGGTGACTGAAAAGCAGCTTCGCCAATTTCGACTTGATTCAGGTTTACGTCCCGTTTTCAAAATGGTGGATACCTGTGCAGCTGAATTTGCTGCCGCTACTCCTTATTATTACTCCACCTATGAAGAGGAAGATGAAAGGGAGAATACCGATAAACCAAGGGTGGTTGTATTAGGTTCAGGACCTATTCGGATCGGCCAAGGAATCGAGTTTGATTATTCTACCGTTCATGCGGTATGGGCCCTGAAAGAAGCAGGATATGAAGCTGTAATCATTAACAACAATCCGGAAACGGTGTCCACTGATTTTAACACATCAGACAGGCTATACTTTGAACCTCTCTATTTAGAGGACGTCCTTCATGTGATCGAAGTGGAGAAACCGGTGGGCGTGATTGTTCAATTTGGGGGACAAACGGCGATTAACCTGGCGGAATCTTTGGAGAAGGAAGGCGTCCCCATTCTGGGTACATCCATGGAGAGCATTGATACGGCCGAGGACAGGGAGAAGTTTGAAAAGCTGTTAAAACGGCTAAACATTCCCCAGCCTCCTGGAAAAACGGTTACTTCATTGAATGAAGCCCTTGAAGCGACAAAGGTTTTGGGTTACCCGGTGCTGGTTCGACCCTCCTATGTGCTTGGAGGAAGGGCTATGGAGATTGTCTATACGGACCAAGAACTATTCGGTTATATGGAACAAGCGGTGAAAATCAATCCGGAACATCCCGTTCTGATTGACCGTTATCTCTTGGGAAAAGAGGTGGAGGTAGATGCCATCAGTGACGGGGAGCAAGTGTTGATACCGGGAATTATGGAACACATTGAAAGGGCTGGTGTTCACTCCGGAGATTCCATTGCGGTTTACCCCCCCCAAACACTCTCCCAGCAAGTGAAAAATCAAATTATCCATATGACTGGACAAATAGCCAGGGGACTGCAAACCAAAGGGTTGCTTAATATCCAATTTGTCGTACATGAGGAAAAGGTGTATGTTCTCGAAGTAAATCCTCGTTCTTCACGGACCGTTCCCTTCCTTAGCAAAGTCACCGGTATCCCGATGGCCAATATTGCAACCAAAATCATCATGGGTGAATCATTATGTGAACAAGGATATGAGGGCGGTTATCATCCTGAAGAACCTTATGTGTCGGTAAAAGTTCCCGTTTTCTCCTTTGCCAAACTTCGTCGGGTGGATGTCACATTAGGGCCGGAAATGAAATCGACCGGTGAAGTGATTGGCAGGGACAAAAATCTGGCCAAAGCTTTGTATAAAGGGCTTGTGGCTTCAGGAATGAGGATTCCGGCCCACGGCTCCGTTCTGATCACTGTTGCCGACAAGGATAAGGAAGAAGCCCTGGAGGTGGCTAAGGGTTTCAGTGAGTTGGGATATAAACTGATTGCTACCAAGGGAACGTCATCCCTTCTCAGAAACGCAGGTTTAAAGGTTGCCACCGTGAACAAATTAAGGGAAGGAAGCCCCAATATATTGGATGTGATTCGCAACGGGAAAGCTGATTTTGTGATTAATACGCTAACAAAAGGAAAAATTCCTGAACGGGATGGATTCCGAATTCGTCGGGAAGCGGTGGAAAACGGGGTGGTATGTCTGACTTCCCTGGATACCGCAAAAGCACTGTTGAAAGTATTGGAATCTATCACCTTTACCTCCCAACCCATGCCTCCTTTAAATACACAAAAAGAGGTTGTTGTCCATGGGTAAGTCAAGAAAAGGTATATTAACCATCGTTCATAAAGAAGAGATTGCCGAAGGAATCATTAGAGTGGAATTGGTTGGAGAATTGGTCAAAGAAATGGATGAACCGGGGCAATTTATTCATATAAGACCGGGAATGGGGATTGATCCATTCCTTCGCAGGCCAATCAGCATCTGTGATGTGAATCTTGAAGAAAATAAATTAACGATCATTTTCCGGGTGGAAGGAAAGGGAACCCAATTATTAGCAGAAACTCCTGTGGGAACTGAAGTGGATGTCCTGGGTCCCCTTGGACAGGGGTTTCCCATTCACCATCGCCAGTCTGGTGATCATGCTCTCCTGGTTGGAGGGGGAGTGGGGGTTCCTCCCCTTCTCTATCTAGCGAAGAAATTGGTTCGGCAAGGGGTCAAGGTAACCAGCATCATCGGATTTGGCGAGAAGAATCAGGTTTTCCTGGAGGATGAATTGGCTTTCCTCGGTACCGTTTATGTGACGACGATCGATGGTTCATACGGGTATCAGGGGCTGGTAACCGATCTGTTTCCACAGGTGAAAAAGTGGAATGTTCTATACAGTTGCGGACCGATTCCGATGCTAAAAGCAATTCAGCATCTCTTTAAAGAAGAGGAGAAAGAAGGATATCTTTCCCTTGAACAGCGGATGGGCTGCGGGGTTGGGGCCTGTTTGGCCTGTGTTTGCCAGGTAAACTCATCTGAAAAGAAATATAAAAAAATATGCTCAGACGGCCCTGTTTTTGCATTGGAGGAGGTAGCCCTATGAGTCATTCTGTGATCAGAGTTCCTGACATAAGCGACCGTTTACAGATTAACCTTGCCGGTATTTCCATGAAAAATCCGGTTATGCCTGCATCCGGCTGCTTTGGATTTGGTCGGGAATATGCCCAATTTTTTGATCTAAGTTTGCTGGGAGCCATTGCTGTCAAAGCAACCACGTTGGAAGAGCGATTGGGTAATCCTACTCCAAGGGTGGCAGAAACCCCGGGGGGGATGTTAAATGCCATTGGGCTGCAAAATCCCGGACTTGATGCCGTCATATCCCGAGAGTTACCTTGGTTGGGGCAGTTTGATGTGCCGATCATTGTCAATGTGGCCGGAACAACCGTGGATGACTATGTTGTCGTGTGTGATCGGATTTCTGAAGTGAAGAATGCAGCGGCGATTGAGTTAAATATTTCCTGTCCTAATGTGAAGTGCGGTGGCATCACCTTCGGAACGGATCCTGAAGTTGCGGCTGATTTGACCCGTGAAGTGAAGAAGGTCTCCAAGGTACCAGTCTTTGTAAAGCTTTCTCCCAATGTAACCGACATCGTGTCGATTGCCAAGGCGGTGGAAAAGGCAGGGGCTGATGGGCTAAGCATGATTAACACGTTGTTGGGAATGAGGATTGATCTTAAAACAAAACGACCAATTTTAGCTAACGGAACAGGAGGCCTTTCCGGACCGGCCATAAAACCAGTGGCCATTCGCATGATCTGGGAAGTAAGCCAGCAGGTAGAAATACCGATCATTGGCATGGGAGGCATCATGTCCGCCGAAGATGTGATTGAGTTTTTCCTTGCCGGTGCCTCTGCCGTAGCGGTTGGAACGGCCAATTTTGTCAATCCCTATGCCTGTCCGGAAATTATAGGGGAATTGGAAGGATGGTTGGATAAGATTGGGGTAGATCATATATCAGAATTAACCGGGATGGGGTGGAGAAAATGAGTGAGTCTATTCGTTCTAGTCAAAGGAACCTCGGTGATCAGGATAACATTCGTCACCAGATTATTGTCGCTCTTGATTTCCCCTCTTATCAAGAAGCCATCAATCTAGCTGAAAGTTTAAGTGGAAAAGTTCATTATATGAAAGTAGGCATGCAGCTTTTTTATTCAACGGGTCCCCGCATCATAGAAAAGCTGAAGGAACTAGGATTCCGCATATTCCTTGATTTAAAGGTTCACGACATCCCCAATACCGCCAAGGGTGCCATTCAAAGCATGGCTAATCTGGGTGTGGATATGGTGAATGTTCATGTTTCCGGCGGCAAAGGGATGATGGAAGCGGCCAGGGAAGGACTGGAGAAAGCAAATGTTTCGGTAAAACCGTTATTGATTGGAGTAACCCAATTAACCAGTACCAGCCAGTCTGTTTTAAATCATGAGATCGGAATACCCGGATCTGTGGAGAAAACCGTTGAACGTTATGCGATCCTTGCTAAGGAAGCAGGATTAGACGGGGTTGTTTCTTCACCACTGGAAGTGAAGAGGGTAAAACAGGTTTGCAGTTCCAGCTTCCTAACGGTTACTCCCGGAATCAGGCTTCCTGAAGGGGACAAAGGAGATCAGCACCGGATTACTACTCCTGAAGAAGCCTTTGCTCTGGGGACAGATTATATTGTAATAGGGAGGCCCGTAACTAGAGCAGCAGATCCAGCGAAAGCATTTGAAGAAATCGTTGTACGGTGCATGTCCGATCTTTAACCTGACGTTAGTAATTCATCTATAGAGGTGGAACTAAAGATTTACTTATCCGCAGGTTGAGTTCGCCGAAGAAGTTATTAAAATCCGTTTCGAGACTAAAGAACGGAGCCCTCAAAAACATCTGGGTAATTCAAAGATGGAGTCAGTTTGAGGGTTAATTCCCGTTCTTCAGTCCCTCCACTAAGTACGAACTCAAAGGCTGTCCAAAGTAAATTCTTTAGTTCCTTCATCTGGACATATCTTTGTAGTTAAGGAGTTGAGTAGAGATTGAAGGAACAGGTGGCGCGGGATTTACTATCAATTAAAGCAGTTGCCCTTTCACCAAAGGAACCTTATACTTGGTCTTCTGGAATCAAGTCCCCCATTTATTGCGATAATCGGTTGACTCTATCCTATCCGGAGATTAGGGACAGGATCGCCAGTGGATTAGTTCAGTTGATCCAGGAGAAATATCCTGAAGCAGAAGTGATTGCAGGGACGGCGACTGCAGGTATTCCCCATGCGGCATGGGTTGCCCAAAAAATGAATTTGCCAATGATCTATGTTCGTTCAAAGGCCAAGTCCCATGGCAGGGAAAACCAAATCGAAGGTGTATTGAAAGAAGGACAAAGGGTTGTAGTGATCGAGGATTTAATTTCAACCGGCGGCAGTTCATTAACCGCAGTACAAGCCATAAGAGAAGCAGGGGGAAAGGTTCTCGGTGTAGCGGCTATTTTTACCTATCTTCTTGATGCAGCAGAGGAAGCTTTCCGAGATGCGGGTATCCCCTATGCAACGATCACTGATTATGATGCCTTGATGAAGGTAGCTGTTGATGAGAATCGAATCAGTACAGATGAATTGGAATTATTAAGGGTCTGGAGGCAGGATCCAACTCAATTTGAAAAGATGATATAATCCCTTTTATGAGCCATGCGATTAAGTTTTATTGCATGGCTTTTACCTTAAATTTTGGATCGATGAAGAGCCTGTGTTCATTGGAAATCAAAATCAGACTGTGAGTGGGGAAAAAGGCTGTTTTTTCTTCATCATGAACGATTGGATATCAACTAAATGAAAGAAATTTCAAAAAAAGATATGACGTTTGATATGTTTAAAAATTGGTTGAAGGAAACGATTCGAAGCATTCGAGTCGGTCTTTTTATCCTGTTTCTAAATTAGGTTGTTTACTTAGTCATTTTGATTTTCTGATCCACCAACGGCTTCTCAAAATAGATGCTTCGGCTTGGGAAAGCTATGGATACTCCCTCATTTTCAAGAATCTCCAGTATCTTTAAATTGCAATCTTCCTTCACCCGTAACCATTCTCCCCAATTGGTTGTATTGGTAAAGAAATAGAGGAAAATATCCAAACTGCTTTCATTAAACTTATCAAAGCGGACAAAAATCGTATCTTTATGAATTTCGGGGTGATTCTCAAGCATATACCTGATTTCTTTCACCACTTTATCAATCTTTTCTCTAGGTGTAGTATAGCTAATGCCCAAATTAAAGGTAATTCTTCGCTTTCCCATTCTGCTCCAGTTGGTTACAGGCTCATTGGCTAAAGTAGAGTTGGGGATGGTGACCAGTGCCTGGGCAAAGGTGCGAATCCTTGTACTTCTAAAGGTAATGTCTTCTACAGTTCCTTCTACACTTGGAGTTTGAATCCAATCGCCTAAGGAAAAGGGTTTCTCAGTGATGATCACAATCCCGCCAAAAATATTGCCCACTGTATCCTTTGCAGCCAGTGCAAAAGCCAATCCTCCCAATCCCAGACCCGCCACTAAACCGTTGACATCATATTCCCACTCCTGAGCCACGATGCTTATTGCCAAAGCCACGACCACAAATCTTAAAACCTTGGCAACGAAGGGAATCAGCAATTTGTCAATTTGAAAATTATATCTTTCCCTTAGCTTTTCGATCAGCAGTGAAGAGGAGCTGGTCAGGTTAAATGTTCCCCATGCCAATAATATGATGATGGATGACCGAAAAATCTTCAACAGAATAACTTGATATATTGGTTTTAATGACAAATAATCGGTCAAGTAATTAAGTGAAAGATAAAGGCCAATAATGATAAATAACACCCGCAACGGTTTTTCAAAGGCAAGGAGTATATAGGTGTCCAGCTCCGTTTTTGTTTTCTTTGTTAATCGCAAAATCAAATGGAAAATATATTTTACAAAAATTTTTCTTAGCAATAAAAAGAACAGAAAAATACCGATGGCAATGATAAAGAATTGCCAGGTTACAAACCAGGGTGGAAGCATTGACTGGAACGAATAAAATACTTCTGCCACAAATTTCCCCTCCATTTCTATTTGTTATTTTATCATCATTCACCAAAAAAACTCCAGATTTTTTAAGGGGTATAGAAACTAGTTTACATGAAGTTTTATGGAACTTATTTGCCTCAAATGGTCAATTGTGCAATGACAACAAGAACGTAAAACATCATCCAATTTTGATATAATAAATGAAGGTCAAAATTTAACTGATATCTATAATCCTAAGTTGATTACAACTGGATGTGAAGAAGGAGGGAAATAGATTGGGTCAACCACAATCGAAATTGGAGAAGGCAACTTTCGCTGGGGGATGTTTTTGGTGCATGGTCAAGCCCTTTGATGAAATGCCTGGAATCCATAGTGTGGTGTCCGGTTATACGGGGGGACATACAGAAAACCCTACCTATGAAGAGGTATGTACGGATACCACAGGCCATCGGGAGGCTGTCCAGATTACATTTGATTCGAACATATTCCCGTATAAAAAGCTGTTAAATATTTTCTGGATGAATATTGATCCAACCGATGCGGGAGGACAGTTCTATGACCGTGGGGAACACTACAAAACAGCAATATACTATCATAATGAAGAACAAAGAAGACTGGCAGAAGAATCAAAACGGGAATTAGAAGAGAGCAAACGGTTTGATCAGCCGATTGTAACCGAAATCCTTCCGGCAGGTCCCTTTTATCCGGCAGAAGAAAAGCATCAGAATTATTACAAGAAGAACCCTTTCCACTACGATCGCTATTATGAAGGATCCGGAAGAAAAGGATTCACGGAAAGGCATTGGCGTGTAAAAAAGGATAAGGACATCCTGAAGGAAAAACTTACGCCGCTACAATATGAGGTAACGCAAAACAACGGAACTGAACCTCCGTTTCGGAACGAATATTACAATAACAAAGAAGAAGGCATCTATGTGGACATCGTCTCGGGAGAACCGTTGTTCAGCTCATTAGATCAATACGATGCCGGATGTGGATGGCCAAGCTTTACTAAACCGCTGCACAATCACCACATTAACGAAAATCTAGATACAAGCCACGGTATGATCCGCACGGAAGTACGCAGTAAATACGGAGATTCCCATTTGGGACACGTATTTGACGATGGTCCACCCGAAAAAGGGGGATTGCGATATTGTATCAATTCGGCTGCTTTACGCTTTATTCCCAAGGATAAGCTGGAAGAGGAAGGGTACGGCGAGTATAAAAGCCTGTTTGAGTAATTACCTTCAGATGAGGGGTAGATATCATGATCATTAGTGCAAGTCGAAGGACAGATATTCCCGCTTTCTTCGGGGATTGGTTTATGATGCGAATCGAGCAAGGATATTTCCATAGGATCAATCCTTTTAATACTAAACAGGTCAGAAGATTTAGTCTTTTGCCGGATGATCTGGATGCGATTGTTTTCTGGACGAAAAATCCGAAGCCATTTCTCAAACATTTGAATCAATTGGATGGATTGGGTTACCGATATTATTTCCAGCATACATTGAATGATTATCCGGAACATTTTGAACCGGCAATGCCTTCTCTTTCGTCCAGAATCGAGACTTTCAAGATTTTAAGTGAAAGACTCGGTCCAGAACGGGTGATCTGGAGATTTGATCCGATCATCATCAGTTCAGTCACCCCGATGGAGTACCATTTGGAGAAGATATCTTATATTGCCGGCAAACTTAAGGGGTACTCAGGGCGCCTAGTGATTAGTTTTCTAGATTTTTATGGCAAGGTACAAACCAGGCTCAAAGCATTACAGAATAAATATCATTTAACTTTTACGGATATGACGGACCCTCAGTTTGCTGATGAGTTAGGCTTTATGGCAAAGGAAATAAAGCAAATTGCGGATCACAACAAATTCCAAGTCGTTACCTGCGCGGAGGCTGTGGATTTAGACCGGTTTGGCATAGAACATGGCATGTGTATAGATGCCGGATTAATCCAAAGCATTTTTGGCATGAACATAAAGTACAAAAAAGATAAAAATCAACGGGATGAATGTTTGTGTACTGAGTCGGTAGACATGGGTGCATATAATACGTGTAGGTTTAATTGTACCTATTGTTATGCGGTTCAAAGCTCACAGTCGGTGGCGAATACATTAAAAAAACATAGACCCGACAGCGCCTCGTTAATTATTGAAAACAAATAAACTTATTCTTTTTAACAAAATGGCTCAAATATTAGGTTTCATGGTAAATCTTATCATCTATTTGACATAGGCGGCTCTATATGATATTTAAGAAAGTGATTAGCACTCTTCTCATTTGAGTGCTAATTCCATGATTGATACTTTATCAGAACAATTCATGATATCAGGACAAGTTGTTATATGGAGAGGGGAATCTGTATGGAGAAAAAACAATTTCAAGCGGAATCAAGAAGGCTGTTGGAATTGATGATTCACTCGATCTATACGCATAAAGAGATCTTTTTAAGAGAATTAATTTCCAATGCCAGCGATGCGATTGACAAAATCTATTATAAAGCATTAACGGATGATTCTTTGTCATTCAATAAAGAAGATTACTACATCAAGGTCGTTCCAGATAAGGAAAATCGGACGTTGAAGATCATCGATACCGGTATTGGAATGACAAAAGAAGAAATGGAGAATAATCTTGGAACCATTGCCAAGAGTGGATCTTTAGCATTCAAAAGTGAAAATGAAATCAAAGATGGCCATGAAATCATCGGTCAATTTGGTGTTGGTTTCTATTCGGCATTTATGGTCTCAGACGTGGTTACCGTCATCAGCAAGGCCTTAGGCAGTGAACAGGCGTACAAGTGGGAGTCATCAGGTGCG is drawn from Microaerobacter geothermalis and contains these coding sequences:
- the msrB gene encoding peptide-methionine (R)-S-oxide reductase MsrB — encoded protein: MGQPQSKLEKATFAGGCFWCMVKPFDEMPGIHSVVSGYTGGHTENPTYEEVCTDTTGHREAVQITFDSNIFPYKKLLNIFWMNIDPTDAGGQFYDRGEHYKTAIYYHNEEQRRLAEESKRELEESKRFDQPIVTEILPAGPFYPAEEKHQNYYKKNPFHYDRYYEGSGRKGFTERHWRVKKDKDILKEKLTPLQYEVTQNNGTEPPFRNEYYNNKEEGIYVDIVSGEPLFSSLDQYDAGCGWPSFTKPLHNHHINENLDTSHGMIRTEVRSKYGDSHLGHVFDDGPPEKGGLRYCINSAALRFIPKDKLEEEGYGEYKSLFE
- a CDS encoding mechanosensitive ion channel family protein; this translates as MAEVFYSFQSMLPPWFVTWQFFIIAIGIFLFFLLLRKIFVKYIFHLILRLTKKTKTELDTYILLAFEKPLRVLFIIIGLYLSLNYLTDYLSLKPIYQVILLKIFRSSIIILLAWGTFNLTSSSSLLIEKLRERYNFQIDKLLIPFVAKVLRFVVVALAISIVAQEWEYDVNGLVAGLGLGGLAFALAAKDTVGNIFGGIVIITEKPFSLGDWIQTPSVEGTVEDITFRSTRIRTFAQALVTIPNSTLANEPVTNWSRMGKRRITFNLGISYTTPREKIDKVVKEIRYMLENHPEIHKDTIFVRFDKFNESSLDIFLYFFTNTTNWGEWLRVKEDCNLKILEILENEGVSIAFPSRSIYFEKPLVDQKIKMTK
- the carB gene encoding carbamoyl-phosphate synthase large subunit, which encodes MPRRDDLKKILVIGSGPIVIGQAAEFDYAGTQACQALKEEGMEVILVNSNPATIMTDTNIADKVFMEPLTADFVTRVIRQEQPDGLLPTLGGQTGLNLAVELAESGVLSEENVELLGTDLTAIKKAEDRELFRALMKEIGEPVPESEIIHSIDEALHFANTIGYPIIVRPAYTLGGTGGGIANDEKSLQEIVASGLKYSPIKQCLVEKSVAGYKEIEYEVMRDSKDNCIVVCNMENIDPVGVHTGDSVVVAPSQTLSDREYQMLRSASLKIIRSLNIQGGCNVQFALDPYSYRYYVIEVNPRVSRSSALASKATGYPIAKMAAKISIGYVLDELKNPVTGQTYASFEPALDYVVTKIPRWPFDKFTAANRKLGTQMKATGEVMAIGRTLEESLLKAVRSLEIGTYHLELKDAHILDDETLNFRMQHADDERLFLVAEAFRRGKTIEEVHKVTQIDPFFLAKIKGIIDLEEKIRQFINEIKSAGYPMSNDSLQEIPGLKGILWEAKRKGFTDKKLAELIGVTEKQLRQFRLDSGLRPVFKMVDTCAAEFAAATPYYYSTYEEEDERENTDKPRVVVLGSGPIRIGQGIEFDYSTVHAVWALKEAGYEAVIINNNPETVSTDFNTSDRLYFEPLYLEDVLHVIEVEKPVGVIVQFGGQTAINLAESLEKEGVPILGTSMESIDTAEDREKFEKLLKRLNIPQPPGKTVTSLNEALEATKVLGYPVLVRPSYVLGGRAMEIVYTDQELFGYMEQAVKINPEHPVLIDRYLLGKEVEVDAISDGEQVLIPGIMEHIERAGVHSGDSIAVYPPQTLSQQVKNQIIHMTGQIARGLQTKGLLNIQFVVHEEKVYVLEVNPRSSRTVPFLSKVTGIPMANIATKIIMGESLCEQGYEGGYHPEEPYVSVKVPVFSFAKLRRVDVTLGPEMKSTGEVIGRDKNLAKALYKGLVASGMRIPAHGSVLITVADKDKEEALEVAKGFSELGYKLIATKGTSSLLRNAGLKVATVNKLREGSPNILDVIRNGKADFVINTLTKGKIPERDGFRIRREAVENGVVCLTSLDTAKALLKVLESITFTSQPMPPLNTQKEVVVHG
- the pyrE gene encoding orotate phosphoribosyltransferase → MKEQVARDLLSIKAVALSPKEPYTWSSGIKSPIYCDNRLTLSYPEIRDRIASGLVQLIQEKYPEAEVIAGTATAGIPHAAWVAQKMNLPMIYVRSKAKSHGRENQIEGVLKEGQRVVVIEDLISTGGSSLTAVQAIREAGGKVLGVAAIFTYLLDAAEEAFRDAGIPYATITDYDALMKVAVDENRISTDELELLRVWRQDPTQFEKMI
- a CDS encoding dihydroorotate dehydrogenase electron transfer subunit; translation: MGKSRKGILTIVHKEEIAEGIIRVELVGELVKEMDEPGQFIHIRPGMGIDPFLRRPISICDVNLEENKLTIIFRVEGKGTQLLAETPVGTEVDVLGPLGQGFPIHHRQSGDHALLVGGGVGVPPLLYLAKKLVRQGVKVTSIIGFGEKNQVFLEDELAFLGTVYVTTIDGSYGYQGLVTDLFPQVKKWNVLYSCGPIPMLKAIQHLFKEEEKEGYLSLEQRMGCGVGACLACVCQVNSSEKKYKKICSDGPVFALEEVAL
- a CDS encoding DUF1848 domain-containing protein, yielding MIISASRRTDIPAFFGDWFMMRIEQGYFHRINPFNTKQVRRFSLLPDDLDAIVFWTKNPKPFLKHLNQLDGLGYRYYFQHTLNDYPEHFEPAMPSLSSRIETFKILSERLGPERVIWRFDPIIISSVTPMEYHLEKISYIAGKLKGYSGRLVISFLDFYGKVQTRLKALQNKYHLTFTDMTDPQFADELGFMAKEIKQIADHNKFQVVTCAEAVDLDRFGIEHGMCIDAGLIQSIFGMNIKYKKDKNQRDECLCTESVDMGAYNTCRFNCTYCYAVQSSQSVANTLKKHRPDSASLIIENK
- a CDS encoding dihydroorotate dehydrogenase, whose amino-acid sequence is MSHSVIRVPDISDRLQINLAGISMKNPVMPASGCFGFGREYAQFFDLSLLGAIAVKATTLEERLGNPTPRVAETPGGMLNAIGLQNPGLDAVISRELPWLGQFDVPIIVNVAGTTVDDYVVVCDRISEVKNAAAIELNISCPNVKCGGITFGTDPEVAADLTREVKKVSKVPVFVKLSPNVTDIVSIAKAVEKAGADGLSMINTLLGMRIDLKTKRPILANGTGGLSGPAIKPVAIRMIWEVSQQVEIPIIGMGGIMSAEDVIEFFLAGASAVAVGTANFVNPYACPEIIGELEGWLDKIGVDHISELTGMGWRK
- the pyrF gene encoding orotidine-5'-phosphate decarboxylase, producing MSESIRSSQRNLGDQDNIRHQIIVALDFPSYQEAINLAESLSGKVHYMKVGMQLFYSTGPRIIEKLKELGFRIFLDLKVHDIPNTAKGAIQSMANLGVDMVNVHVSGGKGMMEAAREGLEKANVSVKPLLIGVTQLTSTSQSVLNHEIGIPGSVEKTVERYAILAKEAGLDGVVSSPLEVKRVKQVCSSSFLTVTPGIRLPEGDKGDQHRITTPEEAFALGTDYIVIGRPVTRAADPAKAFEEIVVRCMSDL
- a CDS encoding carbamoyl phosphate synthase small subunit; this translates as MNTKNDHQLNETARLILEDGTEFIGKSFGSTTERIGEVVFNTGMTGYQEVLSDPSYCGQIVTMTYPLIGNYGINRDDFEAIKPHIFGFAVREFAEIPSNWRSHMTLDQLLKSYGIPGISEIDTRKLTRKIRHAGTMKGIITTSRESKEILLKKLEAPLMRNQVEMVSTKSAFSSPGAGYRVVLVDLGFKHGILRELTKRGCDVVVVPHKVQPEEIHNLQPDGILLSNGPGDPKDVMTVAETVKELIGQYPIFGICLGHQLFALACGADTEKLKFGHRGCNHPVKDLKTEKTYITSQNHGYTVTLASLEQTDLEVTHLAINDGTVEGLKHKHLPAFSVQYHPEASPGPEDSGYLFDEFIQLITNTKGKGEKSYAS